A section of the Tistrella bauzanensis genome encodes:
- a CDS encoding efflux RND transporter periplasmic adaptor subunit, translating into MVRFRFGRRSGRAGPAVVLSTIAALALVACDAAESNAPQQGAGQAPPPPQVTVTEVAPRNLPLNFEYAGRVAGSRSVEVRARVPGILLERTYMEGARVEAGDLLFRIDPDTYQATLAQAEAAVAEARANLAKAERDWSRGSKLFSQNAISASERDQLLSARDLARASLASAEAGLKTATINLAYTEVRAPIDGVTSIEQVSEGSLVGTGSSDSLLTTITRLDPVYINFSVPDDERMRQRRLIAANGAGDNARLDVAVALDGIAEPLRGEVNFSDSTIDPATGTVRLRAVVDNPQEVLMPGQFVRVQLEGMTLENALAVPQMSVQQGPNGTFVYVIKDNGQAEARPVVLGPTVGDEWVVEQGLKAGDDVVVEGSVKVRPGAPVRVATDAKPAAAGAEGGA; encoded by the coding sequence ATGGTCCGGTTTCGTTTTGGGCGGCGCAGTGGACGCGCCGGTCCCGCTGTCGTTCTGTCGACGATCGCCGCCCTGGCTCTGGTAGCCTGTGACGCGGCGGAGTCCAACGCGCCCCAACAGGGTGCCGGTCAGGCGCCGCCGCCGCCACAGGTGACGGTGACCGAGGTGGCGCCCCGCAATCTGCCGCTGAACTTCGAATATGCCGGCCGGGTCGCCGGCTCGCGCTCGGTGGAGGTGCGCGCCCGGGTACCCGGTATCCTGCTGGAGCGGACCTATATGGAAGGCGCCCGCGTCGAGGCCGGCGACCTGCTGTTCCGCATCGACCCCGACACTTATCAGGCGACCCTGGCCCAGGCCGAGGCGGCGGTCGCCGAAGCCCGCGCCAATCTCGCGAAGGCTGAGCGCGACTGGTCGCGCGGATCGAAACTGTTCAGCCAGAACGCGATCAGCGCTTCGGAACGCGACCAGCTGCTGTCGGCGCGCGATCTGGCCCGCGCCTCGCTCGCCTCGGCGGAAGCCGGGCTGAAGACTGCCACAATCAACCTGGCCTATACCGAGGTGCGCGCGCCGATCGACGGCGTGACCAGCATCGAGCAGGTGTCGGAAGGCAGCCTGGTCGGCACCGGATCGAGCGACAGCCTGCTGACCACCATCACCCGGCTCGATCCGGTCTATATCAATTTCTCGGTGCCGGATGACGAGCGGATGCGTCAGCGCCGGCTGATCGCCGCCAATGGCGCCGGTGACAACGCCCGGCTGGATGTGGCGGTGGCCCTGGACGGGATTGCGGAACCGCTGCGTGGCGAGGTCAACTTCTCGGACAGCACCATCGACCCCGCAACCGGCACGGTGCGGCTGCGCGCGGTGGTCGACAACCCGCAGGAAGTGCTGATGCCGGGCCAGTTCGTGCGCGTCCAGCTGGAAGGCATGACCCTGGAGAACGCACTGGCCGTGCCGCAGATGTCGGTGCAGCAGGGCCCCAACGGCACATTCGTCTATGTCATCAAGGACAACGGCCAAGCCGAGGCGCGGCCGGTTGTGCTGGGCCCGACCGTGGGCGACGAGTGGGTGGTGGAACAGGGGCTGAAGGCCGGCGACGACGTGGTCGTCGAGGGCAGTGTGAAGGTGCGTCCCGGCGCGCCGGTGCGGGTGGCAACTGATGCCAAGCCTGCCGCAGCCGGCGCGGAAGGTGGCGCATGA
- a CDS encoding TetR family transcriptional regulator, producing MARRTKEDAEKTRQQIMDAAASVFDAEGVARCALEHIARNAGVTRGAIYWHFKNKADLLDAMLERVRLPQERVIEDLANGLITDRAPLDLLHEASRDSIAMIVADERRRLVFRLLFTRTDTNDELSVLRNRQSRDRDHFMTVIEAIMRRAADSGDLARGWTPATAGRTCYCLFHGIISDLLMLDCDLVDTELAPALAAVDACMTAIGSRFDPQRQLGSGCMIRLPADPCGA from the coding sequence GTGGCCAGACGCACCAAGGAAGATGCCGAGAAGACCCGCCAGCAGATCATGGATGCCGCGGCCTCCGTGTTCGATGCCGAGGGCGTGGCGCGCTGTGCCCTGGAACACATCGCCCGCAATGCCGGCGTCACCCGTGGCGCGATCTACTGGCACTTCAAGAACAAGGCCGATCTGCTCGACGCCATGCTGGAACGGGTTCGCCTGCCCCAGGAACGGGTGATCGAGGATCTGGCCAACGGCTTGATCACCGATCGCGCGCCCCTCGACCTGCTCCATGAAGCCAGCCGCGACAGCATCGCCATGATCGTCGCCGACGAACGCCGCCGGCTGGTCTTCCGGCTGTTGTTCACCCGCACCGATACCAATGACGAATTGAGCGTGCTGCGCAACCGCCAGAGCCGCGACCGCGACCATTTCATGACGGTGATCGAGGCCATCATGCGTCGCGCCGCCGACAGCGGCGATCTTGCGCGCGGCTGGACACCGGCCACGGCCGGGCGCACATGCTATTGCCTGTTTCACGGCATTATCTCGGACCTGCTGATGCTCGACTGCGATCTGGTCGATACCGAGCTTGCACCCGCCCTGGCCGCGGTCGATGCCTGCATGACGGCCATCGGCAGCCGCTTCGATCCGCAGCGCCAGCTCGGTTCCGGCTGCATGATCCGCCTGCCCGCCGATCCCTGCGGCGCGTGA